The following is a genomic window from Sphingobacterium spiritivorum.
GCTATAATGAAACCCGTTGAATCCGGTTCCAGTTTTATACTGTTTACGCTATTAGGAGTACTGCATATGACTGTCTCATTATGATCTGAATGAATAGTAGTGTCGTCTATCCGCACCACACCGGACGCTTTCGTCAGATATAGGAGCATACAAAAACGTTGCTTATGTGGCCTCCGCAACCAAAGGTTACGAACCGAACATCTTTCCAGCGTCTCCATCCAGAACAAAGTACAGTCTGCATTAAACATACTAATATCATAAACAGGAATGTTGTCCATCTGCTTATCCATATAAGATGAGTTAATACTAAATAATTAAAAAATACGTATGATTAGGAATCAGGCAAGGAATACCGGAGGATGGAATATGGATGAAGGATTTCCCGTTGGCAAAAGGTCAGAAGTAAACGGAGGAAATTTGCGTTCACGATCAGGATTTACTACTTTCTTTTGCTGCAGTGAAGATTTGAGCTGAAAGAAAGCATAGACATCGGAGATCTTTTGCTTTGCAGCCTGCTGTTCACTCTCCTTCTCTTTTTTCAACCGTTCTTTCAATACGCAGGAGCCTTTACAGGTGGCTACCTTATCAAACCGGTTGACACAGAGATTGACGGCTATATATTCCTGATTAATATAGAATGAGCTAACGATCCAGACCCTGTTAAAGGATTGTATCAGCATAATAGCCATCAGTAATATGGGAAGAAATCTTTTCAAGCCGGACAAAACTACAAATAAATGTGGTATTATTATAAAGCATTACTGTAACAGGTGAATACGAATTAGAATTTACAAACTAAAATCAGGATCAAATTGTTATCAGCAACAATGAGGACAGCATCGGAAATAAAAAACATGATCATAGCATTCGGGAAAACTGATTCGCGTATCCGCGCTATCCTTTTGAACGGATCAAGGGCAAACCCAGCTGTTAAACCGGACAAGTTTCAGGATTATGATATCGTCTTTATCGTGAACGAACCGGACAGTTTCAGGAAGGATCACACATGGATCGATACCTTCGGAGAGCGGATTATTATGCAGCTCCCCGATGCGATGTCTTACATTACAGATGAATCCGGGCAAGATGCTCAATCCTTTGCTTATCTTATGCTGTTTGCAGATTTCAACCGTATTGATCTTACATTATTTCCCGTCTCAGGACTGGATACCTATCAACAGGATAGCCTTACAGTCGTATGGTTAGATAAAGACGGGCTATTTGAAGGCATAGCTGACAGCAGCGAAAGTGACTATTTTATTGACAAACCTGCAGAACAGGAATTTGCTGAAACCTGTAACGAATTCTGGTGGGTCAGTACCTATGTCGTAAAGGGACTTTACCGAAAGGAAATAACCTATGCCAAAGAAGTATTTGACATGCATATCAGGCCCATGTTTATGAATGTCGTCGCATGGAAAATCGGAACGGAACATAATTTTGAAGTTACATTCGGCAAATCAGGAAAAAATATGCAGCGTTACCTTTCGAAAGAGAATTATGAACGCATATTACAGACGTATGCGGATCATAGTATAGCAGCAAACTGGAAAGCACTATTTCTGATAACAGAACTTTTTGCAGCATTTTCAATGGAAGTCGCAGAAAGATTAGCTTTGTCCTTAGATATCAGCCAGCAACAAAATGTCATGCAATATATACATACACAGTATGAATTATTCCAAACAGAAGAATTGTAAAGCAAAATTCAGATTATAAAAAAATAAAGAACGGTCGAATCATGATCAAACTTGCAATAAAAGAAAGATTCTCACTTCCTGAAACAAGTTATATACTGGACAGACGAAGTATTATACTCGATAATGGCACATTTGTTACTCTTGCAGAAGATTTAGAAGGAGTTGCTCTCGTGACATTGGCTAACGGACATATGCACACAATAATAGCAGATTCAAGTGATGCCTTCGAAAATCATCATAGTATGATGCTGTTAGCCTTTAAATCACAAATTGGCCTTCTGGAAGATCTGTCAACTTTGAAAATATGGAATACCGATCTGGATATTTCTGCAGAAATAAGTATTACCGGCAAGGAACTTTTCAATACGTATAGCATGTTTGGCCTTACGCCCAGAATAAGTGGTGTATCCGCTATCGGGCAGATTAACAATACCTATGCTATTATCTTCTCTGAACCTATTGCATCTCAAAATAACAGGTATCTGGCATTTCTGCATATAGACTTCAGTAAGCAAACAGCTCAGTGGCAGCAGGTGATAAGTTTGAATACAGAAGATTATCCGATGGATAGATTTGGCGGATTTGAGGCCGAGGACATGCCGGAGGATCCTCCAATTATCGGACATGTCATTTCTATGGATGACAAACTGCTGGCCTTTGCAGAGGGATCGGATACCATGAGTCTCAACAGATATGGCATGGATTTCTTCACATACGGAGAAATAGATTCATCAGGAAAGCTGATTAATCGTCTTCTGGAACAAAAAGGATTTAAAAGAGATACGAAAAAGCATGGAGTCAGAGGTGTATTCACTTCTTCACAGCAATACCTTATCCTCACCCCGGTATTCAAAAGCGATGAATGGAAAGGTAAACAGAAATTACTTTCTATACAAGATAACAAACTGCTGGATATTGAACTTCCCCGCGGATTCAAAGACTTTAAAGTGATTGAACATTTTAATGAAGAATACTGGCTCACAGACAATAGAAATGAAATACTCTGCTGTACTGAAATTACTGTGTAACTTTATAACACGACAGGCATAATCCCAAATAAAAAATGTGTTCCGGAAGACCAAGAATCCGGAACACATTTACCTATCACTTTAAAGGTGAACTATTTATCCTTATTCAGAACCAGCGCCATTTGTATATTACACCGCTTGTAAGGGGTAGCATGTCCGATAATTTTTTCAAATCCTAATTTGTAATACAGATTGATTGCCGGTTCGAGAATTGTATTACTTTCCAGATAAATACTGGCAGCTCCCAGATTCCTCGCTTCTTTAACAATTTCCTGCCCCAGTAATAAACCAATATTTTTTCCTTGCGCTGCAGGTGAAACAGCCATTTTTGCCATTTCGTAATCGTATTCAGCATCATTCATTCTGATCAATGCACATACACCCAGAGGCTCTCCATTATAAAGCGCTACAAATATAGCTCCTCCCTTGTCCAGAATGTATTCCTGCGGATTATCCAGCGCTTTATAATCGGTTTCTTCCATTTCAAAATACCTGGAAATCCATTCCTCATTAAGAGATTTAAAGACAGACTGGTACTTCGGCTCATACCTTACAATCTGTACCGCTTTACTCTCGCGGATTTTGCGCTGCTCCTGTACCCGTCTCAACAACGATTTCTGCTCTAACAATACTTCCCACTCTTCAATCGCAGCCCAGAGATCATGTCTGGCTTCCTTCATCACACTTTCTACGGCAGCTTCGACATCCTTGTATTGCACACTGATCTTCTTCGAAAGTTCTTTTCCCTGCTCTGTCAGTCCTACCACGTTACGACGCTTATCATCCGAATCCAGATTATCCGCAATCAGACCTGCAACGCCCATCTCGCGTATAATTTTGGTAACAGAGGGTTGAGAATGTCCGATTTCATTAGCAATCTCTGAAATAGTCTTTTCTCCTTCTTCCGCCAACATAAAAAATACGGGAAACCATTTGGGTGAAAAAGCCATATTATAAAGTTCATACACCTTAGCGGCATCTTCCGTTACTTTAGCGGTCAGCAATCGTAGCCTGCTCCCTAAGGCCATCTTTCCTGTTTTATTAAAAAATTCCATATAATAATCTTTGAGCGTCAGTTGAAATCATTAAAATTTTCACAGCACACAGTTAATAAAGTAGCTAACTACATAACTGGTTATGTAAAATTAAAACTTTCTGATTTTTTTCCAAATGATTTTTAGAAATTATGCTAAACTTTTTCTGAAATATGTTTTTAATGAGTTAACCTGTAACATTTTAAATACTTCCCTACATTGAAATCCTCATTCACACTTCCGGAAATATAGCTAGGCAAT
Proteins encoded in this region:
- a CDS encoding aminoglycoside 6-adenylyltransferase, which codes for MIIAFGKTDSRIRAILLNGSRANPAVKPDKFQDYDIVFIVNEPDSFRKDHTWIDTFGERIIMQLPDAMSYITDESGQDAQSFAYLMLFADFNRIDLTLFPVSGLDTYQQDSLTVVWLDKDGLFEGIADSSESDYFIDKPAEQEFAETCNEFWWVSTYVVKGLYRKEITYAKEVFDMHIRPMFMNVVAWKIGTEHNFEVTFGKSGKNMQRYLSKENYERILQTYADHSIAANWKALFLITELFAAFSMEVAERLALSLDISQQQNVMQYIHTQYELFQTEEL
- a CDS encoding bifunctional helix-turn-helix transcriptional regulator/GNAT family N-acetyltransferase; the protein is MEFFNKTGKMALGSRLRLLTAKVTEDAAKVYELYNMAFSPKWFPVFFMLAEEGEKTISEIANEIGHSQPSVTKIIREMGVAGLIADNLDSDDKRRNVVGLTEQGKELSKKISVQYKDVEAAVESVMKEARHDLWAAIEEWEVLLEQKSLLRRVQEQRKIRESKAVQIVRYEPKYQSVFKSLNEEWISRYFEMEETDYKALDNPQEYILDKGGAIFVALYNGEPLGVCALIRMNDAEYDYEMAKMAVSPAAQGKNIGLLLGQEIVKEARNLGAASIYLESNTILEPAINLYYKLGFEKIIGHATPYKRCNIQMALVLNKDK